Within the Leptogranulimonas caecicola genome, the region TCAAAACACCGTGGAGTGGGCTGCCTACCTGTCTATGCTGGACTCCGGCGATTACCAGATCGGCCGTCAGGGTTGGGTGGCCGAGTATCCTTCTATCGACAACTTCCTCTACTCGCTGTGCTACACCGGCAATGCCGACAACCTCTCCGGCTACTCAAACGAGCAGGTAGATAGCCTCATTGTCCAGGCTCGTGGCACCCAAGACGAGAATGAGCGCCTCTCGCTTTTAGAGCAAGCCAACGTCATTGTGGGCAACGACGTGCCCATGATCCCTCTGTTCTTCTACAAGTTCGCAAAGGTGGGTTCCAGTCGCATCAAGCAAGCCTATCTGTCGCCTATCGAGCAGTCTTCTGCCGCCTCGTGGGAGCTTGAGGGCTAAGGGCGAACCGCCCAGCACATAAGATATAGGGTCCACAATTGAGATGCCGAGAAAGCCCTGGTCTTTCTCGGCATCTATATATGAAGAATTAATGTAAAAAGGGGAGTAACAGGAGAGGGGTTATGAACCTTCTGTGTGGATGTACTGACCTGCTGAAATATTCCTAAAATCTCTACGTTAGTTTTAGTCCTATTGGTTTCCATCTTGGTAACAAATGACCAAAAGAGGGCATTCAGGTTGCGTTAAAGGACTATTTCCTAAATACTTCTATGGAACCGAATGCCCCCGAGCGTCTCGGGCTGAGAGGTGGACACGGACACTTCTTGCCTCTGGAGGGTAGGGGGCCGGATCGAAGGCATGATTCGCTCGAGCCGGAGAGGTTCTGAGCGAACAAGCACGACAGACAGAAGGAGAGAGTATGAGCGAGTTCCTCAAGATCGGTCGCCGCACGTTCCTCAAGGGTTCTGCTGCTGCGTCCGCTCTCATGGCACTGGCTGCCTGCAAGAAGGATGACGGTGGCGCCACCGCCGAGGCAGGCACTGAGGGCGCTACTGCCAAGGTCTACATCAACAACCCCGTGTCCATCGACCCCTACAACTGCCAGGAGTCCGAGGGCACTCAGGTTTGCTATCAGATGTTTGACTGCCTTACCGACTTCGATTACGAGAAGGGCGAGCTCGTACCCGCCGCCGCTGAGTCTTGGACTTCCAATGACGACGGCACCGAGTTCACCTTCACCCTCAAGGAGGGCTGCAAGTTCCACAACGGCGACCCCGTGGATGCCGAGTCTTTCGTACGCGGTTGGACCCGTCTGGTGGATCCCAAGACCAACACCGACAGCCCCTCTGCCGTGACCTACCACATCTCCATGGTGGACGGCTATGACGCGCTGGCTGCCGGCGAGACCGACGTCCTCTCTGGCGTCTCTGCACCCGATGACAAGACCTTCGTGGTCAAGCTCGCCATCCCCTATGCCGACTTCCCCTATGTGGCGAGCCACCCCGCCCTGGCCCCTGTGCCCGCTGTGGCTCTGGAGGATTTCAACGCCTACTTCACCGCTCCTGTGGGCAATGGCCCCTTCATGATGGACGGCAAGTGGGTGGACGGCCAGTACATCAACCTCAAGCGTTTCGAGGACTACAACGGCGACAAGCCTAAGATCGCCGCCATCCAGTTCAACATCCAGAAGGACATGGAGACTGCCTACAAGGAGTTCCAGGCCGGCAACTATGACTTCTGCGACGTTCCCACTGCACAGATCGCCTCCGCCCAGGACACCTATGGCCTGTCTGACGACGGCTACACCATCACCCCCGGCAAGCAGATGCTGCTGGGCGATGAGGCCTCCGTCTACTACCTCACCATCAACAACACCGATCCTCTGCTTAAGGATGTGAACCTGCGCAAGGCCATCTCCCTGGCCATTAACCGTCAGGCCATCTGCGACACCATCTTCTCTGGCACCCGTACCCCTGCTGCCAACATCATTCCTCCGGGAATCGCTGGCTACGAGGACGGCGTGTGGGCTGACTCCCACTACGACAAGGATGCCGCAGTGGCCCTGCTGGATCAGTACTATCCCGCAGACGCTGACGGCAAGCGCAACGTCACTTTCCAGCTGTCCTTCAACGGCGACGGCAACCACAAGGACATCATGACCGCCATCCAGGCCGACCTGGCCGAGGTGGGCATCGACGCCACCCTGGATCAGGGCGAGTGGGCCGCCATTCTCGACCGTTACCAGAACGGCGACTATCAGACCGGTCGTCTGGGTTGGATCGCAGACTATCCCATCATGGACAACTTCCTCTATCCTCTGTTCTTCACCGGCAACGGCGACAACCGCTCCCTCTACAGCAACGCCGAGGTCGACGCTGCTCTTGAGGCTGCCCGCCAGACCGTGGACGACGACGCTCGCATCACCGCCCTTCAAGAGGTCAACAAGAAGATCTCCGAGGATATGCCCGTGGTTCCCATCTTCTTCTACAAGCACACCTATGTGGGCTCCGACAAGGTGAAGAGCGCTTACGTCGATCCTTCCAAGAAGATCCACCTGAAGTCTGCCGATATGTAAGCTGCCTTCCTCAAGGCTTAAAGCTTGCCTAAAGCAGGTTGCAGGGTGATGTGTGGATAAATTCTGCGCAGCCATGCATAGCGAGGTATCGCTTCTATTTGAGGCGGTACCTCGCTTTCTTATAGGGAAGACACCCTCTTTGCGCAGCGCTTGTTTGTCGATATCCATGCAATCTGAATATACTTTTAAACATGTAATTGCTTCCAATGTGTTTCATATCGCGCTTGCGATGCATCGAATAGGCCTCTTTTGCCACCGGTCTGCCTATACTTGTTACCGTGCGCTAGGTGGCTAGTTTTTGACCCTCTCTTTTGGGACCCAGTCCTTAGTGCATAGAGGGCCGCTTGGCCCTTACCTGTTGGCATCGGATACAGGAGACATCGAGCATGCTCAAGTACATCCTCAAGCGCCTCCTGCAGTTCATCCCGGTGTTCTTTGGCGTCACAATGATCTTGTTTGCCATGAAGAACATTGTCCCTGGCGATCCCATCAAGCTTATCGCCGGCGACAAGGCGCTCCCGCCTGAGACAGAACTGCAGCTCCGCATCGCGAATCACCTCATCGAGGTAGATGCAGACGGCAAGCCCATCTATGACGAGGAGGGCAACACCGTCCCCATGCCCATCTGGAAGCAGTACGGCTACTATATCTCTGGCCTGCTTCAGGGCGACTTGGGCAACTCCTATAGCCGCAAGCTTCCGGTGTCCCAGATTTTTGCCGATAAGTACCCCTATACCGCCAAGCTCGCCATCGTGGCCATCATCATCGAGGCGGTGGTGGGCATAGGCGCAGGTATGGTGAGCGCCATCAAGAGGTACTCCTTCTGGGATGTGCTCGTCACCCTCATTACCGCAGTGCTTGTGGCCATGCCTGCTTTCTGGTTAGGTATGTTGCTCCAGCTCTTCTTCGGCATCATTCTCAAGAACGCCACCGGGGGCGCGGTATACATGCCCATCTCTGGCGCTGGCGGCAACTCCGAGTTCCTGCCTTGGGTGCACTATATCTTGCCAGCCATCACGTTGGCAGCAGTATCTACTGCCTATACGGCCCGCATCATGCGCTCCCAACTGTTGGAAGTCATGAACCAAGACTACATCCGCACGGCAAAGGCCAAAGGCCTTTCTCGGCGCGAGATTATTTACCACCATGCACTCAAGAATGCGTTGATCCCTGTAGTCACCTACATAGGACTGGACTTTGGCGCCATGCTCTCGGGCGCCATTCTCACAGAGACGGTATTCAACTGGCCTGGTGTGGGCAATGAGATCTATCGCGCTATCACACAGCGTGACTGGCCCATTGTGATGGGCGGCGTAACCATCATCATCGTGGTGGTGCTACTCATCAACCTTATCGTCGACATCAGCTACGCCTTCCTGGATCCGCGCATCCGCTACGGCGCTCCCAAGGATCAAGGTTAGGAGGTGCCCCATGGAAAAGAAACAGCATGAGAAAGACCTTGAGCGCGAGGCTCAGGAGGAACTCCGCGAAGAGACCGATCGCGCCTATGACATTCATGAAGAGCGTGCGCAGGCTGCTTCCGAGGTAGAGACAGATCAGCAAGACGATGCAGAGCCTGAGCATCATCGCGATTTCCGCGGCGCCTACAATGCGGTGGTCGACGAGGTCGACCATGAGGGAGCTTCCCGTACCCTTTGGAGCGACGCCTTCGCGCGCCTTCGCAAGAACAAGCTTGCCATCATCGGCGCTGTCTGGATTATCTTCGTGGCCTTGGTGGCCATCACTGCCGACCTGTGGGTCCCCCAGACGTTGGGATCCCCCACAGCCATCGATTCTTCCCAAATGGCATCGCTGGCACGCCTCCCGCCCTCCCTTGAGCATCCCTTTGGCACCGATGCTCTGGGTCGCGACGTGCTTTGCCGCGTGATCTACGGCGCGCAGATCTCTCTTACCGTAGGCCTTCTGGCCACTGCGATCTCTACAGTGCTTGGCCTCATCATGGGAGCTTTGGCAGCCTTCTATGGCGGCATTTGGGACACCATCATCATGCGCCTGGCAGACATCTTCTTGGCCTTCCCTTACACCCTCTTTGTCATTGTCATGCTGGCGGTGCTAGGGCAGGGCATCCAGAACGTGTTCATCGCCATCGGCGTGTTGGGCTGGCCTTCCATCGCCCGCGTGTTCCGCTCTGCCATTCTTTCCGTCAAGGAGAACGATTACGTGGACGCCGCCCGTTCCATGGGCGCCTCGGACGCCCGCATCATCATGCGCCACATCTTCCCCAACTCGGTAGCATCCATCGTGGTCTACGCCACTATGAATATCGGCGGCGCCATCCTTACCGAGAGCGCGCTGTCCTTCTTGGGCATGGGCGTGACACCCCCTAATCCTTCCTGGGGTTCCATGATTCAAGACGGTCAGCAGTACCTGGCTACTCAGCCGTGGCTCATGCTTATGCCCGGTATCGCCATCATCACCACCGTGTTGGCCTTTACGCTGCTGGGTGACGTTCTGCGCGATGCGCTGGATGTCAAGATGAAGGATGCCTAAACCATGGCTAAAAGAGATGCTAAGCAAGAGCAGGACCTCAAAAACCAGCCCATTCCCGAGGGCTCTCACCTGCTCGAGGTAGACAACCTCAAAATGTACTTCCACACCCAAGACGGCGTGGTTAAAGCCGTCGACGGCGTTACCTATACGCTGGATCGTGGCGAGACGCTGGGCGTGGTAGGCGAGTCTGGCTCGGGAAAGTCTGTCACCGCCATGACCATCATGGGTCTCATCGATATGCCTCCGGGACGTATCGAGGGCGGCGATGTGCGCTATCGCGGCAAGTCTTTGCTTGAAATGACCGAGCAGCAGATGCAGTCGGTGCGCGGCAACGACATCGCCATGATCTTCCAAGACCCCATGACCTCGCTTAACCCGGTCTATACCATCGGCCGTCAACTGGGTGAGGGCCTGCGCGTCCACCGCGGCTATTCCAAGGAGCAGGCGCTCAAGCGCGCCACCGAGCTTCTGGCTAT harbors:
- a CDS encoding peptide ABC transporter substrate-binding protein, whose translation is MSEFLKIGRRTFLKGSAAASALMALAACKKDDGGATAEAGTEGATAKVYINNPVSIDPYNCQESEGTQVCYQMFDCLTDFDYEKGELVPAAAESWTSNDDGTEFTFTLKEGCKFHNGDPVDAESFVRGWTRLVDPKTNTDSPSAVTYHISMVDGYDALAAGETDVLSGVSAPDDKTFVVKLAIPYADFPYVASHPALAPVPAVALEDFNAYFTAPVGNGPFMMDGKWVDGQYINLKRFEDYNGDKPKIAAIQFNIQKDMETAYKEFQAGNYDFCDVPTAQIASAQDTYGLSDDGYTITPGKQMLLGDEASVYYLTINNTDPLLKDVNLRKAISLAINRQAICDTIFSGTRTPAANIIPPGIAGYEDGVWADSHYDKDAAVALLDQYYPADADGKRNVTFQLSFNGDGNHKDIMTAIQADLAEVGIDATLDQGEWAAILDRYQNGDYQTGRLGWIADYPIMDNFLYPLFFTGNGDNRSLYSNAEVDAALEAARQTVDDDARITALQEVNKKISEDMPVVPIFFYKHTYVGSDKVKSAYVDPSKKIHLKSADM
- a CDS encoding ABC transporter permease, with amino-acid sequence MLKYILKRLLQFIPVFFGVTMILFAMKNIVPGDPIKLIAGDKALPPETELQLRIANHLIEVDADGKPIYDEEGNTVPMPIWKQYGYYISGLLQGDLGNSYSRKLPVSQIFADKYPYTAKLAIVAIIIEAVVGIGAGMVSAIKRYSFWDVLVTLITAVLVAMPAFWLGMLLQLFFGIILKNATGGAVYMPISGAGGNSEFLPWVHYILPAITLAAVSTAYTARIMRSQLLEVMNQDYIRTAKAKGLSRREIIYHHALKNALIPVVTYIGLDFGAMLSGAILTETVFNWPGVGNEIYRAITQRDWPIVMGGVTIIIVVVLLINLIVDISYAFLDPRIRYGAPKDQG
- a CDS encoding ABC transporter permease; translation: MEKKQHEKDLEREAQEELREETDRAYDIHEERAQAASEVETDQQDDAEPEHHRDFRGAYNAVVDEVDHEGASRTLWSDAFARLRKNKLAIIGAVWIIFVALVAITADLWVPQTLGSPTAIDSSQMASLARLPPSLEHPFGTDALGRDVLCRVIYGAQISLTVGLLATAISTVLGLIMGALAAFYGGIWDTIIMRLADIFLAFPYTLFVIVMLAVLGQGIQNVFIAIGVLGWPSIARVFRSAILSVKENDYVDAARSMGASDARIIMRHIFPNSVASIVVYATMNIGGAILTESALSFLGMGVTPPNPSWGSMIQDGQQYLATQPWLMLMPGIAIITTVLAFTLLGDVLRDALDVKMKDA